The window TCTAATTACGCAGTTTATaatacggctaagggctgtatccaggctgtatccaGGAACTCATCGTTGCGTCGCAACTAAGAGCAGtccatagccgtggtatattggttatataccacacaccctcgggccttattgcttaattataatcTAGCAGTATAATTTAATTTGACACTTTTCTTGAACAATGTGCTTTATACAAAGGTGATTATTTAAGTAGAGTTTAATAAATTAAACTCTACTTAAATTGCATAATTAATCCACAGTGCctgatataatatatatataacatataaTATAGCATGGGGCGATATAAAATGACAgagcagccctgtgtgtgtgtgtgtgtgcgtgcgtgcgtgcgtgcgtgcgtgcgtgcgtgcgtgtgtgtgtgtgttttctgaaaGCAAATACAGTATTTGTGTTGTATTAATCTCTGTTCTCAAGCAGCACTACACTGACTCATTTCAGATTGACAAATTACATTTACTCTTTATGAGGCATCAGTCTCCAAGACAAATACAATTCTGCATTTTTTCTTCCTTTAGGATATTTAATGGTAAAACACTGGAGTGTGCAGAACTGGGGAACTTAATTGACTAAAGCCAGTGATTATagttgtatcccaaatggcaccctattgtctatatagggcactacttttgaccagggcccctagtgcactatgtagggaatagggtgctatttggaacacAGTCTATGAGCACCTGCCCATTACATCGGTAATGAAATGTAGGTCAGTTATGTTTATGGCTTTTACATGGACAAATGCGCCAAGCAGGTTTAGGAAATCTAATGTTGGGAGGCAGTGTTACTCCTCCTCCTTTTGACGCAAATGAAAATGCCCAATAGAATAACAATCAGCAGCATCACCAGTAGAACTGAGAGGGTGGATAGGTGAACTCTCTCTGCCCCAGACTCCCAACTGACATCCAGCTTGTTGCCCAGACTGAGGTGAGAGGCAGTACAGGTGTAGTCGTGTCTCTTCTTTAGCTCCTCAGTACTGACCTCCAGACTCTTCCTCAGCTGGTAGGTCCCATCTCCACTAGGCAGCAGCTCCCCCCCTGTCAGCTCCTGTTCTGCCACTGGCTGGCCGTCTCTCAGCAGGGTCAGGTTGATGTGGCGGGGGTAGAAACCAAACGCCAGGCAGCTCACCTGGAGCCCTCCAGAAACCTCTTTCTTTATCAACCTGAGTCTGGGAGGAACTTTACGCATCACaatgttcttctctctcttcagAATTGTCTTCAGTGTTCTGATGCAAATGGGAAGGTGAACATTCTCAAATAGTACTCTTTCAAATGCTCGCCTCATCCCATCCCATCCTAGTAGTAGTTTCCCAGCATCATATATAAAATGTGTCATGTTGTAATATACCATTTGATCTGTATAGATGGCATTGAAAGTGTCCTTTACCATGAACATGACCGGTTCACCATTGTCCAAAATCTCACAGCCAGACATTCTTTGCTGAACTTGAACACCTTTTGTGAGGTTGAAGTGGTGCTTTAGGTTAAATGATCTCTCTTTCATGTTGTTGTACATCATTCCAAGTATATAAGCTCCGTCCTGAGCTTCGTTATCATGTATTTTGTTAGGGGTGTTATTTACCCTGTAGATGAAGTGTTTTATGTTGGAGTCATAGTAAGCCACTTGAACATCATCCAACATCACCACAACTGTAAACTCAGGGAAAGGCGTCTCTCCGCTTATATATGTTGCAAGTACCCACAGAGAATGTGATCCTGAACCTGGTAGAGGAGTGATATTATACACAGATAAGGATATTTTTATAACATAACAAATCATTAAATGAGTTATGAAAGAAAGTTAAATCCATCTTACCTGAGTTGACAATGGTGGAAAACGAATGAACAAATAAAAGGACAGACAGTTTGCCCATGATTTAGAAATGTTCACTACTTTTCCAGTCGCCTCACGTAGCAGGTTTCTAGCTCTGAAGTGTCTGACAGACTTTCCTTTTCACTTGTCTAAACAAGGTAAGGTACTTTAATGTTGTTGAACGAGTCAAAGAAGTGAAGGTGGAAATTTAAGACCAAATGAAGCTGAGGGTGGAATGAGGAAGAGGGTGAGGGTGAGTCATGTTGCATGTTGCACACACAGCCAAACACCAATCAGATGACAGCATAAATTAATTACAAATAACGTTCAGTGAAATCCTTAGACCtgaatgtgtgcttgtgtgtgtgatcatgttcattttctgtctgtctgtctgtgatacACATTGGTGCTAGAGTGTGCAGCATGTGTGTGGCTTGTGTTCACTTGCACTTGTGTGCATTAGCCTGCTAAGTCTGCCCCTCGCTCTGTTTTCCTACTGCCTGTCCAGCTCtcctcatacacacacattcactcctccctccccgtctcctcTCAGAGTGTGTGTGCATTAGCCTGCTAAGTCTGCCCCTCGCTCTGTTTTCCTACGGCCTGTCCAGCTCTcctcatacacactcacactcactcctccctccccgtctcctcTCAGGGTGTGTGTGCAGGAATGTGAATTTTAATGCCACCTTCTGAACACAATTTACAATCCAAACAAACTTCTATAAGAGGCTAAGTAAGATGTGGAGCACTTTGCCAATAAAATGACTGACCGTTGCCTTTAAATCAACGAAACAGAAAAAGGAAGGGAAAGTTTTGGGGCCACTCTGGACTTGAAAAGACTTGTGGAAAAGATCAGTTTCCAATACAGCTGGTCAAATATTAACCACCATTAGATATTGTGCTTTGAAATGGGGACTTTGAACCAGTTAGTTTAGGTTGTTTGTGCTTTTGGATGGATATTACAGTAGCCATCTTTAGTTTTAAAATGGCAGGGTGACAATAAATGATGTATGAATTATATTACCATACACATTATAAAAACAGCAGCTGTTCATATAAAAGTACAACCAAATACAGTTTATTGTAGGTATTGCTTAAGTTTAGTTCCTATAACTTTCCAACCCTAGACTTTTATAATAGACTTTTCAACAACTAAGTAGTGGTAGAAAACAGACATTCTAACAGATTTAGTGTTGCAAAATTCCACAAACTTTCCCAGAATTCCCATGTTTACCAGAAAGAGTGTTTGGAGGATTCcttcttattccctcctgattccggaaatcttccaaccaggatttctggaaaacctggcaATTTTGGGAAatttaccagaattttgcaaACGTAAGCAGAGCCAAGACAAGCTAATAAAAACAATTTCAATGCCAGGGAAACTATTCTCTGACTGTAGCAGAAGACTAGTGATGGGTTCAAGTGGAGTCATTTCCCTGGGCGGCTGAACCGACACGCTAATTAGCTAAACTTATTCCTCATTCCTCCTTGCTCGGAAAACCACAGGGATTTCCAACGTCagatctctcctccttcccccagCCGTTTGACATGGTTTGATTCTGTCTTTGTGTTTGAGGGCAATTTCACACCTGAGTGTGAGATATGGGGAAGATAGGAGGAAGGTTAAGCCCTAAAACgatggtgtctctgtgtgtcgtGAGATGTCACTCGTTTGCCTTCGTATAAAATGGGATCGCGCAGTGTGTTCTAGAATAAAGGCTTGTGAGATTCAGCTGGctggtgtgactgtgtgtgtgtgtttcaagtttcaagttaTAGTGTCACGtgaacaagtacagtgaaatgcctttcttggcgaactctttcccaacaatgcattaatcaatatcagtagtactataaagTAAAGTAGATCAAAAAATcacaagtaagtaagtaagtaagtaagctatatacagggtcagtgccaaTACTATCTTTACAATGTGCaggtatactgtgtgtgtgtgtgtgtgtgtgtgtgtgtgtgtgtgtgtgtgtgt is drawn from Salvelinus fontinalis isolate EN_2023a chromosome 4, ASM2944872v1, whole genome shotgun sequence and contains these coding sequences:
- the LOC129854031 gene encoding major histocompatibility complex class I-related gene protein-like, which produces MGKLSVLLFVHSFSTIVNSGSGSHSLWVLATYISGETPFPEFTVVVMLDDVQVAYYDSNIKHFIYRVNNTPNKIHDNEAQDGAYILGMMYNNMKERSFNLKHHFNLTKGVQVQQRMSGCEILDNGEPVMFMVKDTFNAIYTDQMVYYNMTHFIYDAGKLLLGWDGMRRAFERVLFENVHLPICIRTLKTILKREKNIVMRKVPPRLRLIKKEVSGGLQVSCLAFGFYPRHINLTLLRDGQPVAEQELTGGELLPSGDGTYQLRKSLEVSTEELKKRHDYTCTASHLSLGNKLDVSWESGAERVHLSTLSVLLVMLLIVILLGIFICVKRRRSNTASQH